A single Buteo buteo chromosome 17, bButBut1.hap1.1, whole genome shotgun sequence DNA region contains:
- the LOC142040745 gene encoding L-threonine 3-dehydrogenase, mitochondrial isoform X1 — MPIVKNVSRAVGQLLQSSGCGCGISIVPVRCIGVSPRQVASDASFHSVSFSESDHPRVLITGGLGQLGVGLAKLLRKRFGKNNVILSDIRKPADNVFYSGPFIYADILDYKNLREIVVNNRITWLFHYSALLSAVGEANVPLARAVNITGLHNVLDIAAEHNLRLFVPSTIGAFGPTSPRDPTPDLCIQRPRTIYGVSKVHAELMGEYYHYRYGLDFRCLRYPGIISADSQPGGGTTDYAVQIFHDAIKMGKFQCNLKPDTRLPMMYIDDCLKATLEVMEAPAEALSMRTYNISAMSFTPEELAQEVQKHVPELQVTYNVDEVRQAIADSWPMNFDDRNARRDWGWKHDYDLPELVTTMFSFLGSDSRIAQAN, encoded by the exons ATGCCAATTGTCAAAAACGTGAGCAGAGCTGTCGGCCAGCTGCTACAGAGCTCTGGTTGTGGATGTGGGATTTCCATTGTGCCTGTTCGATGCATTGGAGTCTCACCTCGCCAGGTGGCCTCCGATGCTAGCTTTCACTCGGTTTCTTTTTCCGAGTCAGATCATCCTCGGGTGCTAATTACAG GTGGTCTTGGCCAGCTTGGAGTGGGACTTGCTAAGCTTCTGAG GAAACGCTTTGGAAAGAACAATGTGATCTTGTCTGATATTAGAAAGCCTGCGGATAATGTTTTTTATAGTG GTCCTTTTATCTACGCGGATATCTTGGACTACAAGAATTTACGTGAGATAGTGGTGAATAATCGGATAACTTGGCTGTTTCACTATAGTGCTTTACTCAGTGCTGTTGGAGAAGCAAATGTCCCTTTGGCCAGAGCTGTAAATATTACTG GTTTACACAATGTTCTGGATATTGCAGCTGAGCATAATTTGAGACTCTTTGTTCCAAGTACTATTGGAGCCTTTGGACCCACCTCTCCTCGAGATCCGACTCCTGATCTCTGCATTCAGAGACCAAGGACAATCTATGGAGTCTCCAAGGTTCATGCGGAGCTCATGGGAGAA TACTACCATTACCGGTATGGCCTAGACTTCCGCTGCCTGAGGTATCCAGGAATTATATCTGCTGACTCTCAGCCTGGTGGGGGAACAACTG ATTATGCTGTCCAGATTTTCCACGATGCCATAAAGATGGGCAAATTTCAATGCAACCTAAAGCCAGACACTCGTCTCCCTATGATGTATATTGATGACTGTCTGAAAGCGACTCTAGAGGTCATGGAGGCCCCTGCAGAGGCACTGAGCATGAGGACGTACAACATCAGTGCCATGAGTTTCACTCCTGAAGAGCTGGCACAAGAGGTGCAGAAGCATGTTCCTGAGCTCCAAGTGACCTACAATGTGGATGAAGTCAGGCAGGCCATAG CTGACAGCTGGCCAATGAACTTTGATGATAGGAACGCCCGGAGGGATTGGGGTTGGAAACATGATTATGATCTCCCTGAGTTGGTGACTACGATGTTTAGCTTCCTTGGGTCTGACTCCAGGATTGCTCAAGCTAACTGA
- the LOC142040745 gene encoding L-threonine 3-dehydrogenase, mitochondrial isoform X2 gives MPIVKNVSRAVGQLLQSSGCGCGISIVPVRCIGVSPRQVASDASFHSVSFSESDHPRVLITGGLGQLGVGLAKLLRKRFGKNNVILSDIRKPADNVFYSGPFIYADILDYKNLREIVVNNRITWLFHYSALLSAVGEANVPLARAVNITGLHNVLDIAAEHNLRLFVPSTIGAFGPTSPRDPTPDLCIQRPRTIYGVSKVHAELMGEYYHYRYGLDFRCLRYPGIISADSQPGGGTTDYAVQIFHDAIKMGKFQCNLKPDTRLPMMYIDDCLKATLEVMEAPAEALSMRTYNISAMSFTPEELAQEVQKHVPELQVTYNVDEVRQAIGTCKLLLYNSSLTV, from the exons ATGCCAATTGTCAAAAACGTGAGCAGAGCTGTCGGCCAGCTGCTACAGAGCTCTGGTTGTGGATGTGGGATTTCCATTGTGCCTGTTCGATGCATTGGAGTCTCACCTCGCCAGGTGGCCTCCGATGCTAGCTTTCACTCGGTTTCTTTTTCCGAGTCAGATCATCCTCGGGTGCTAATTACAG GTGGTCTTGGCCAGCTTGGAGTGGGACTTGCTAAGCTTCTGAG GAAACGCTTTGGAAAGAACAATGTGATCTTGTCTGATATTAGAAAGCCTGCGGATAATGTTTTTTATAGTG GTCCTTTTATCTACGCGGATATCTTGGACTACAAGAATTTACGTGAGATAGTGGTGAATAATCGGATAACTTGGCTGTTTCACTATAGTGCTTTACTCAGTGCTGTTGGAGAAGCAAATGTCCCTTTGGCCAGAGCTGTAAATATTACTG GTTTACACAATGTTCTGGATATTGCAGCTGAGCATAATTTGAGACTCTTTGTTCCAAGTACTATTGGAGCCTTTGGACCCACCTCTCCTCGAGATCCGACTCCTGATCTCTGCATTCAGAGACCAAGGACAATCTATGGAGTCTCCAAGGTTCATGCGGAGCTCATGGGAGAA TACTACCATTACCGGTATGGCCTAGACTTCCGCTGCCTGAGGTATCCAGGAATTATATCTGCTGACTCTCAGCCTGGTGGGGGAACAACTG ATTATGCTGTCCAGATTTTCCACGATGCCATAAAGATGGGCAAATTTCAATGCAACCTAAAGCCAGACACTCGTCTCCCTATGATGTATATTGATGACTGTCTGAAAGCGACTCTAGAGGTCATGGAGGCCCCTGCAGAGGCACTGAGCATGAGGACGTACAACATCAGTGCCATGAGTTTCACTCCTGAAGAGCTGGCACAAGAGGTGCAGAAGCATGTTCCTGAGCTCCAAGTGACCTACAATGTGGATGAAGTCAGGCAGGCCATAG gcaCTTGCAAATTGCTCCTGTACAATTCAAGTCTTACGGTTTGA